The Astyanax mexicanus isolate ESR-SI-001 chromosome 12, AstMex3_surface, whole genome shotgun sequence genome window below encodes:
- the nefmb gene encoding neurofilament medium chain b, with translation MIVTRGRVFEPSAVRSSPKPGAMRPLPWSRSSPVLPGPFNRSLYSLRALSPPDPLELGSAHNGEHARSNEKEQLQGLNERFSSYIDKVHYLEEQNRQLEEEIHALRRQKLSQSHLSGAYEQEISDLRSTLEQLNHEKNRILLDAERADEDIQRLRERCEEQERARQQVELSALGMKKDADGALVMKVELEKKIQALLDETNFLRDHHEEEVRELVAQLQAARVPVERGDFQKPDITSALREIRAQLDGLSSKKQNTAEAVLRIRYSVLTGAAEQNKDAIKSARDEIADYRRQLQSKNAELEALRGTKESLERQLGAIEERHNTDISSYQEMIHQLENDLRRTKWEMTHHLQEYQDLLNVKMALDAEIAAYRKLLEGEETRYKTFSGSIPNAMFSYSHSKTPKIQHNIVKNTDEAAEERDIDDDLADVAKELSAEDEVVKDKIVCSSKQTLGAEQEEWEEKEADEGKGGSGKEEEGGAKEETREDQLLSEGEGMEKEETGGTEDKEEEGKGEEREETELSSTKGETTGSEPYKKGEVEEEEEEEQLKGNEEYKDALTETNENKDEPEEEERSGNRPSEDEENSNAEEEEAEQKDKSPKPGKKAMEKEENWSHKSPTKEGLTKIVESITTEEKNITKAAPKKENKAEKEQEKKKDVEKVITNTKDNN, from the exons ATGATAGTGACCCGCGGACGAGTCTTTGAACCGAGCGCTGTGCGTTCTTCTCCAAAGCCCGGCGCCATGAGACCTCTTCCGTGGTCCAGATCCAGCCCGGTTCTGCCAGGTCCGTTCAACAGAAGTCTTTACAGCCTCCGCGCGCTCTCGCCTCCCGACCCTCTGGAGCTCGGCTCCGCGCACAACGGAGAGCACGCTCGCAGCAACGAAAAGGAACAGCTTCAAGGGCTGAACGAGCGCTTCTCAAGTTACATCGACAAGGTGCACTACCTGGAGGAGCAGAACAGACAGCTCGAGGAGGAGATTCACGCGCTGCGGCGGCAAAAACTGTCGCAGTCGCACCTGAGCGGCGCATATGAGCAAGAGATCAGCGACTTGCGCTCCACCCTGGAGCAGCTGAACCACGAGAAGAACCGGATCCTGCTGGACGCGGAGCGCGCGGACGAGGATATCCAGCGGCTGCGGGAGCGCTGCGAGGAGCAGGAGCGCGCACGGCAGCAGGTGGAGTTGTCGGCACTCGGCATGAAGAAGGACGCAGACGGCGCGCTCGTGATGAAGGTGGAGCTGGAGAAGAAGATCCAGGCGCTGCTGGATGAGACGAACTTTTTGCGCGACCACCACGAAGAGGAGGTGCGCGAGCTCGTGGCTCAGCTCCAGGCCGCGCGGGTCCCGGTGGAGCGGGGAGACTTTCAGAAGCCCGACATCACCTCCGCGCTCCGGGAGATCCGCGCGCAGCTCGACGGCCTCTCCTCCAAGAAGCAGAACACGGCCGAGGCCGTGTTACGGATTCGGTACTCCGTGTTGACAGGAGCGGCCGAGCAGAACAAGGACGCAATTAAATCCGCGCGCGACGAGATCGCTGATTACCGCCGCCAGCTGCAATCAAAGAACGCCGAATTAGAGGCTCTGCGCGGCACCAAGGAGTCCCTGGAGAGGCAACTGGGTGCCATCGAGGAGCGTCACAACACCGACATCAGCAGCTACCAG GAAATGATCCACCAGCTGGAGAATGATCTGAGAAGGACAAAGTGGGAGATGACTCATCATCTTCAAGAATATCAGGACTTGCTGAATGTTAAGATGGCTCTAGATGCTGAAATTGCAGCTTACAG GAAACTTCTGGAGGGAGAAGAAACTCGTTACAAAACTTTCTCTGGAAGCATTCCAAATGCCATGTTTAGCTACAGTCATTCCAAAACTCCAAAAATCCAGCACAACATTGTGAAAAACACTGATGAGGCTGCAGAGGAAAGGGATATAGATGATGACTTGGCGGATGTAGCGAAAGAGCTCTCCGCTGAGGATGAAGTGGTCAAGGACAAGATAGTTTGTTCTAGTAAACAAACACTTGGTGCAGAGCAGGAAGAGTGGGAAGAGAAAGAAGCAGATGAAGGAAAAGGGGGAAGTGGGAAAGAAGAAGAGGGCGGAGCAAAAGAGGAAACGAGGGAAGATCAGCTGCTTAGCGAAGGAGAAGGAATGGAAAAAGAAGAGACAGGAGGAACTGAAGACAAAGAAGAGGAGGGAAAAGGTGAAGAACGAGAAGAAACAGAACTAAGTAGTACCAAAGGTGAAACAACAGGAAGTGAGCCATACAAAAAAGGTGAagtagaagaggaggaggaggaggagcaacTCAAAGGAAATGAGGAATATAAAGATGCTCTGACAGAGACAAATGAGAACAAGGATGAGCCTGAGGAAGAAGAAAGGAGTGGTAACAGGCCAAGCGAGGATGAggagaatagcaatgctgaggagGAAGAGGCAGAACAAAAAGATAAAAGTCCCAAACCAGGAAAGAAAGCAATGGAGAAGGAAGAAAACTGGAGCCATAAAAGCCCCACCAAGGAGGGTCTTACAAAAATTGTAGAATCCATCACCACCGAAGAGAAAAATATTACCAAAGCAGCTCCCAAAAAAGAGAACAAGGcagaaaaagagcaagaaaaaaagaaggatgTAGAAAAAGTAATAACGAATACAAAAGACAACAATTGA